In Ochotona princeps isolate mOchPri1 chromosome 21, mOchPri1.hap1, whole genome shotgun sequence, a single genomic region encodes these proteins:
- the CISH gene encoding cytokine-inducible SH2-containing protein, translated as MVLCVEGPCPLLTVEQIGQRPLWTQSLELPELAMQPLPAGAFLEEVAEETTAQPESEPKVLDPEEDLMCIAKTFSYLRESGWYWGSITASEARQHLQKMPEGTFLVRDSTHPSYLFTLSVKTTRGPTNVRIEYADSSFRLDSNCLSRPRILAFPDVVSLVQHYVASCAADTRSDSPDPAPSPALPVPKDAPGDSVPPTPVTTAVHLKLVQPFVHRSSARSLQHLCRLVINRLVTDVDCLPLPRRMADYLRQYPFRL; from the exons ATGGTCCTCTGCGTTGAGGG ACCTTGTCCTTTGCTGACTGTGGAGCAGATTGGGCAGCGGCCTCTTTGGACCCAGTCCCTGGAGCTGCCCGAGCTAGCCATGCAACCCTTACCTGCTGGGGCCTTTCTAGAGGAGGTGGCAGAGGAGACCACAGCCCAGccagagagtgaaccaaaggTGCTGGACCCCGAGGAAGATCTGATGTGCATAGCCAAGACCTTCTCCTACCTTCGTGAATCTG GATGGTATTGGGGTTCCATTACGGCCAGTGAGGCCCGGCAACACCTGCAGAAGATGCCAGAGGGCACGTTCCTAGTAAGAGACAGCACCCACCCCAGTTACTTGTTCACGCTGTCGGTCAAAACCACCCGTGGCCCCACCAATGTGCGCATTGAGtatgctgactccagcttccgcCTGGACTCCAACTGTTTGTCCCGGCCCCGCATCCTGGCCTTTCCAGACGTCGTCAGCCTTGTGCAGCACTATGTGGCCTCATGTGCTGCTGACACAAGAAGCGACAGCCCTGATCCTgctcctagcccagccctgcctgtccctAAAGATGCACCTGGTGACTCCGTGCCGCCCACCCCTGTGACCACGGCTGTGCACCTAAAACTGGTGCAGCCCTTTGTGCACAGAAGCAGTGCCCGCAGTCTGCAGCACCTCTGCCGCCTCGTCATCAACCGTCTGGTGACCGACGTGGACTGCCTACCCCTGCCCCGGCGCATGGCCGACTACCTCCGACAGTACCCCTTCCGACTCTGA